The Sulfuricurvum sp. genome contains a region encoding:
- a CDS encoding EAL domain-containing protein gives MQQKRTSFVRQLWYSVFVLILFIITFNIYVYSEKQIDRENEVRLMSFILADELRHSSDDLTRMVRTYIATGNPIYKNHYQEILDIRDGRKLRPINYQSIYWDLVGLDNIRPTPYSNQSIPLIEMMKLAHFTPNEFSKLSEAKKNSDDLTHTEFTAMKMIESNSTLIDKNIQQNKALKILHDEHYHNAKASIMKPIEQFYIMMENRTNNAVHTAEKRALYMRFMLIFIGLYLIFMLWRLGQTLQTILGGTVDDLHGHIRRIGQGDFSIPIVVDSTKKESLIDWLAQTQSTLKELIFNNERLKNLYAALSQCNQAIVRASSQEELFPIICRDAIQFGGMKMAWIGMIDEASQSLRAVNYYGDGTDYLNDLIISTDPNDPSSHGPTGSAFLQNKPFWCQDFLHSPITEQWHERGKRYGWGASAALPLRRNGNVVGVFTLYAQEVNAFDEAAQKLLEEMAMDISYALESYEHNFERKKMEVALRKSQEHLSSIIENEPECVKLVNANGQLIEMNPAGLAMLEADSLEEAQRHTLIDYILPQWRAPFTDLHKKVMNGENDILEFEIQGLKGTRRWLETHATPLRDSEGNVTMLLGITRDTTERKHNEERISYLASFDTLTGLPNRNYLNDYLLSILSLAKRHETSFTVIFLDIDHFKDINDTLGHHIGDLLLIESASRLKSVLREEDMVSRLGGDEFIILLPKIEMYGAERVAKKLLDIMKNPFYINSHELSLTTSIGIALYPNDGEDFESLYKNADTAMYRVKQDGRNGYCFFTEDMQRNSIRNLELSNALHHALSENQFTLHYQPQISAKTEKIIGAEALLRWNHPQLGAISPTEFIPIAEDNGLIIPIGEWVLRTALQQAKKWMDQGEEPIIMAVNLSAVQFKHIHLVDMVSSILDEISIPAEYLELELTESTAMHDPQHAINIIHDLHSRGVRMSIDDFGTGYSSLNYLKKFKIYKLKIDQSFIRDINTDHEDKAIVSAIINMAKALGLQTIAEGVETIGQLDYLKAEGCDEIQGYFYSKPLDIKGFEAFRKDNNIIVPIGNEGIL, from the coding sequence ATGCAACAAAAACGTACCTCTTTCGTTCGACAGCTATGGTATAGCGTTTTTGTATTAATTCTTTTTATCATCACGTTTAATATATATGTTTATTCAGAAAAACAGATTGATCGTGAGAATGAAGTACGACTAATGTCATTCATATTAGCCGATGAATTGCGTCACTCCTCTGATGATCTCACCCGTATGGTTCGGACCTATATAGCAACCGGAAATCCTATTTATAAAAATCATTATCAAGAGATACTCGATATCCGAGATGGGAGAAAACTTCGACCTATAAATTATCAAAGTATTTACTGGGATTTAGTAGGATTAGACAATATTCGCCCAACTCCCTACAGTAACCAATCTATTCCACTAATCGAGATGATGAAGCTAGCACATTTCACTCCTAATGAATTTAGCAAACTCTCTGAAGCTAAAAAGAATTCTGATGATCTAACACACACTGAATTTACTGCTATGAAAATGATCGAATCCAATAGCACTCTTATAGATAAAAACATACAACAGAACAAAGCACTCAAAATTTTACATGATGAGCACTATCACAATGCAAAAGCATCTATCATGAAACCTATTGAACAGTTTTATATTATGATGGAAAATCGGACCAACAATGCCGTTCATACTGCTGAGAAAAGAGCACTGTATATGCGTTTTATGCTGATTTTTATAGGTCTGTATCTCATCTTTATGTTATGGCGTCTTGGTCAAACATTACAAACAATACTAGGAGGAACAGTCGACGATTTACATGGTCATATTAGACGAATCGGGCAAGGAGACTTTTCTATTCCTATCGTAGTTGATTCAACAAAAAAAGAGAGTCTCATTGATTGGCTCGCGCAAACACAATCCACCCTCAAAGAGCTTATCTTTAACAATGAACGGTTAAAAAATCTCTATGCAGCTCTAAGTCAATGTAATCAAGCCATCGTCCGTGCCAGTAGTCAAGAAGAGCTCTTTCCAATCATATGTCGTGACGCAATCCAATTCGGAGGGATGAAAATGGCGTGGATTGGGATGATCGATGAGGCATCTCAGAGCCTCAGAGCGGTTAATTATTACGGAGACGGAACTGATTATCTGAACGATCTTATCATTTCAACCGATCCAAATGATCCAAGCTCACATGGACCTACAGGAAGTGCTTTTCTACAAAATAAACCGTTTTGGTGCCAAGATTTTCTACATTCACCGATAACCGAACAGTGGCATGAGAGGGGAAAACGATACGGCTGGGGTGCATCAGCTGCCCTTCCACTTCGACGTAACGGCAATGTTGTTGGAGTATTCACCCTATACGCACAAGAGGTAAATGCATTTGATGAAGCAGCTCAAAAACTCCTCGAAGAGATGGCAATGGATATTAGCTATGCATTGGAGAGCTATGAGCATAATTTTGAGCGCAAAAAGATGGAAGTGGCTTTACGAAAAAGCCAAGAACATCTCTCAAGCATTATTGAGAATGAACCTGAATGTGTAAAACTCGTTAATGCAAATGGACAACTTATAGAGATGAATCCAGCAGGACTAGCAATGCTAGAAGCTGATAGTTTAGAGGAAGCACAACGCCATACCCTCATTGATTATATTCTCCCTCAATGGCGTGCACCCTTTACTGATCTTCATAAAAAAGTAATGAACGGTGAAAATGATATTTTAGAATTCGAAATACAAGGGCTCAAAGGAACCCGACGCTGGCTCGAAACCCATGCAACACCATTACGTGATTCAGAAGGAAATGTCACGATGCTACTCGGTATTACCCGAGATACTACTGAGCGTAAACACAACGAAGAACGTATCAGTTATTTGGCATCATTTGATACTTTAACAGGATTACCAAATCGCAATTATCTTAATGACTATCTCCTATCTATTCTGAGCCTCGCTAAACGCCATGAAACCAGCTTTACCGTTATATTTTTAGATATCGATCATTTTAAAGATATCAACGATACACTGGGTCATCATATTGGAGATCTTTTGCTGATTGAATCCGCATCCAGATTGAAATCCGTTTTACGTGAAGAGGATATGGTTTCAAGACTGGGAGGAGATGAATTTATCATTCTTCTCCCTAAAATAGAGATGTATGGAGCTGAACGAGTAGCTAAAAAACTTCTTGATATTATGAAAAATCCTTTCTATATCAATTCCCATGAACTCTCTCTTACAACCTCTATCGGTATTGCCCTCTATCCTAACGATGGAGAGGATTTTGAATCACTTTACAAAAATGCTGATACCGCGATGTATCGTGTAAAACAAGATGGACGAAATGGATATTGTTTTTTTACCGAAGATATGCAACGCAATTCCATACGTAATTTGGAACTCAGTAATGCGCTACACCATGCACTCAGTGAAAACCAATTCACACTTCATTATCAGCCTCAAATCTCAGCCAAAACAGAAAAAATTATTGGGGCAGAAGCACTATTGAGATGGAATCATCCTCAGCTTGGAGCTATCTCTCCTACTGAATTTATCCCTATTGCAGAAGATAATGGTCTTATTATCCCTATCGGAGAGTGGGTACTTCGCACAGCATTGCAACAAGCAAAAAAATGGATGGATCAAGGAGAAGAGCCGATTATCATGGCGGTAAATCTCTCAGCCGTACAGTTTAAACATATCCATCTCGTCGATATGGTCTCATCTATACTGGATGAAATCTCTATCCCTGCGGAATATCTTGAACTCGAACTTACCGAAAGCACCGCAATGCACGATCCGCAACATGCGATTAACATTATCCATGATCTTCATTCGCGCGGTGTTCGTATGTCAATCGATGATTTTGGAACCGGCTATTCATCTTTGAATTATCTTAAAAAATTCAAGATATATAAACTCAAAATTGATCAATCGTTTATTCGTGATATTAATACCGATCACGAAGATAAAGCGATTGTCAGTGCAATTATTAATATGGCAAAAGCATTAGGATTACAAACAATTGCCGAAGGGGTTGAAACGATAGGTCAGCTCGACTATCTTAAAGCAGAAGGGTGTGATGAGATACAAGGCTATTTTTACTCCAAACCTCTTGACATAAAAGGATTTGAAGCATTTAGAAAAGATAATAATATTATTGTGCCGATCGGCAATGAGGGCATACTTTAG
- a CDS encoding hydrogenase-4 component G, with protein MQIGTGTTINPYTQSGVPQSQTETQDFNDKIKNGDISGKALSQAYLVEYSLKIENYSSTNLQAQSAPFDITKVTDLLKSIDFQSIGYTGKAITDMNLAEAKQLVSEEGFFGVTQTSNRLADFVLNGGGDNLDTLKAGREGIISGFNQAEKMWGGKLPDISYDTLTKTLAKIDEKISSLGGSLLDTTA; from the coding sequence ATGCAAATCGGAACAGGAACAACAATCAACCCTTATACCCAAAGTGGTGTACCGCAGAGTCAAACAGAGACCCAAGATTTTAATGATAAAATCAAAAATGGAGATATTTCCGGTAAAGCCCTCTCTCAAGCATACCTTGTCGAATACTCTCTCAAAATTGAAAACTACTCTTCCACTAATCTCCAAGCCCAAAGTGCTCCGTTTGATATTACCAAAGTCACGGACTTATTAAAATCGATTGATTTCCAGTCCATCGGTTATACCGGTAAAGCGATTACCGATATGAACCTTGCTGAAGCTAAACAGCTCGTAAGTGAAGAGGGATTTTTCGGCGTTACCCAAACCTCAAATCGCCTAGCAGATTTTGTCCTAAACGGCGGCGGAGACAATCTGGACACATTAAAAGCAGGCCGTGAGGGAATCATCAGTGGCTTTAATCAAGCGGAAAAAATGTGGGGCGGAAAACTCCCCGATATCTCCTATGATACGCTCACTAAAACATTAGCAAAAATTGATGAAAAAATTAGTTCTTTAGGTGGTAGTCTCCTAGATACTACGGCGTAA
- a CDS encoding ABC transporter permease, with protein MIWNAFLLALREIRRSAMRSILTTLGIVIGVASVIAMVMLGDATTAYVSNSISKLGTNMLILRPGQDRKGPRSEDTTAKRFSHEDLQAIHREISDIRGAAPIGSKGVQAVYGNKNYSTSIDGSDNDYFTVKDWVFASGRMFAPAELQGGKAVCIIGETVHKELFGDQDPLGASVRLGTFSCQVIGLLESKGASMFGMDQDDIIVVPLRLLQRRVSGNQDISMILVSASSPAVIENVKSSLTALFEERRRIKTGEENDFSVRDMREMVQTLTSTTKMLTLLLGAVATISLLVGGIGIMNIMLVSVTERTREIGIRLAIGALENEVLLQFLVEAIVLSSLGGVIGVVLGLGFGIGISIAFDLPLVFNTSIVLIAFLFSTLVGVVFGYFPARKAAHLNPIDALRHE; from the coding sequence ATGATTTGGAATGCTTTTCTTTTAGCACTTCGGGAGATTCGACGCAGTGCCATGCGCTCTATTCTCACGACGCTTGGGATTGTTATCGGCGTTGCTTCAGTTATTGCGATGGTGATGCTCGGCGATGCTACCACAGCCTATGTTTCCAACAGTATCTCCAAACTGGGAACCAACATGCTGATCCTCCGCCCAGGGCAAGATCGCAAAGGACCGCGCAGTGAAGATACTACCGCGAAACGTTTCAGCCATGAAGACCTCCAAGCAATCCACCGTGAAATTTCAGATATACGAGGAGCTGCTCCGATAGGCTCCAAAGGGGTTCAAGCAGTTTACGGGAACAAAAACTACTCCACCAGTATCGATGGAAGCGATAACGACTATTTTACCGTCAAAGATTGGGTATTTGCTTCTGGTCGGATGTTTGCACCCGCAGAACTCCAAGGGGGAAAAGCGGTCTGTATTATCGGAGAAACAGTTCATAAAGAGCTTTTTGGAGATCAAGATCCACTGGGGGCATCTGTTCGTTTAGGGACTTTTTCGTGTCAAGTAATCGGATTACTCGAATCCAAAGGTGCTTCAATGTTCGGGATGGATCAAGATGACATTATCGTCGTCCCATTGCGTCTCTTGCAACGGCGTGTGAGCGGTAATCAAGATATCTCCATGATTCTCGTCTCCGCCTCCTCACCTGCCGTGATCGAAAATGTCAAATCTTCCCTCACTGCCCTTTTCGAAGAACGCCGCCGTATCAAGACAGGAGAAGAGAACGATTTTAGCGTTCGAGATATGCGGGAGATGGTACAAACCCTCACCTCGACCACCAAAATGCTCACCCTCCTCCTCGGTGCCGTTGCTACCATCAGCCTCCTAGTCGGAGGAATCGGTATTATGAATATCATGTTGGTATCGGTGACAGAGCGGACACGAGAAATCGGTATTCGCCTCGCCATTGGTGCGCTGGAGAACGAAGTATTATTGCAGTTTTTGGTTGAAGCGATTGTCCTCTCCTCTCTAGGAGGGGTTATCGGCGTTGTACTCGGTCTGGGATTTGGTATCGGAATCAGTATAGCATTTGATCTGCCACTGGTTTTTAACACCTCGATTGTCCTCATCGCCTTTTTATTTTCCACACTAGTAGGGGTAGTTTTCGGCTACTTTCCTGCTCGAAAAGCGGCACATCTCAATCCTATCGATGCCCTCAGACACGAATAA
- a CDS encoding ABC transporter ATP-binding protein produces MMKPLIQFHNVSKSYGMGEATAYALRGVDFEIYTGEFVAIMGPSGSGKSTAMNIIGCLDIPSGGEYIFEGVDVGTLSRDQRALLRRNYIGFVFQGFNLLGKTTAIENVELPLLYRGVPADIRRLKALEALKSVGLEDVADHTPSELSGGQQQRVAIARAIVTDPLLLVADEPTGNLDSAKSVEVMELLQSFNRDKGITIIMVTHEDDMASFTSRTIHFRDGVIDKAHL; encoded by the coding sequence ATGATGAAACCGCTCATCCAATTTCACAATGTCAGCAAATCCTACGGTATGGGAGAGGCAACCGCGTATGCCCTGCGAGGAGTTGATTTTGAGATATATACCGGTGAATTTGTCGCCATTATGGGTCCCAGCGGATCGGGTAAATCGACGGCTATGAATATCATCGGGTGTTTGGATATCCCAAGCGGCGGGGAGTATATCTTCGAGGGGGTCGATGTAGGAACACTCAGCCGTGACCAACGGGCACTCCTCCGACGCAACTACATCGGATTCGTTTTTCAAGGGTTCAATCTACTGGGGAAAACGACAGCCATCGAAAATGTCGAACTCCCCCTCCTCTATCGGGGAGTTCCTGCCGATATTCGCCGATTAAAAGCACTCGAAGCACTCAAAAGTGTCGGGCTTGAGGATGTTGCCGACCATACCCCCTCAGAACTTTCAGGTGGACAGCAACAACGGGTCGCTATCGCTCGCGCCATTGTCACCGATCCGCTTCTCCTAGTCGCTGATGAGCCGACCGGTAATCTCGACAGTGCCAAAAGTGTCGAAGTGATGGAATTACTCCAATCGTTTAATCGTGACAAAGGGATAACCATCATCATGGTCACCCACGAGGATGATATGGCATCCTTTACTTCCCGAACTATCCACTTTCGTGATGGAGTGATTGATAAGGCTCACCTATGA